The Flavobacterium commune genome contains the following window.
ATTGTAAGTATCCATTATTCTTATAAAAACTAAAGCCATTCGAATGAATGGCTTTTTTAGTGCTTTTAATTTGCAACAACAATAAGGAAACAGCTCTAATCTTGAAAAATAATTTGACAGACCAACACCAAATTAGCAAATAATAAACTCATTCCCGAAACGAGAATAATCAAATTTGCAATCTTTCGAGAAAACATCTCAAAAAAACCTTTAATACCAAATACCACAAAGGTAGTAAAGGAAATGAAAATTAAAATTTCCAAAAATAAATTGAATCCTAAGAACGTATTTTGCGCTTCTTTTAAAGTACTGCCTTTAAACAAAACAGCACCGTCAAAACAAATTACAAGAACAAATGATATTGCCAACGCAAAAAACAACCATCTGAGTTGAACCGTCAATTCCTTATTATCCATTGCAAGTAAATTCATTTGGTAAAATTGAGAATAATAATCTTACATCACAATACCCACTTTCCGTGATTTTTTGAATTAAAAACACACAAAAAACACGGCAATTACAATTGAAAATTAATTTCAGTTTCAACTTAAACACCATTATAGTATATTTGTCAAAATTTAAAAAATGTCAAAAAACATCACCCCTTATAAAGACTCTGAATTAGGAAAAAAAGAACAGGTTGCAAAAATGTTTGATACTATTTCCGGAAACTACGACAATCTGAATCGTGTTATTTCTTTTGGCATTGACGTTAAATGGAGAAAAAAAGTTTTAAAAATAGTTGCTAATACAAATCCTGAAACTATATTAGATATAGCCACAGGAACTGGCGATTTAGCTATTTTAATGGCAAATACCAGCGCTAAAAAAATCACTGGATTAGACATCTCGGCAGGAATGCTGGAAGTAGGAGTAAAAAAAATTGCTCAAAAAAACCTATCCAACACTATCGAAATGATTTTAGGCGACTCTGAAAACATACCTTTTGAAGACAATCATTTTGATGCCATTACCGTTGCTTTTGGGGTACGAAATTTTGAAAATCTGGAAAAAGGATTAGCCGAAATATTACGTGTATTAAAGCCCGGAGGAACTTTTGTGATCCTGGAAACATCAGTACCGGACAAAACTCCTTACAAACAGGGTTATCATTTTTACAGCAACAATATCCTTCCTATTATAGGTAAATTATTCTCAAAAGATAATGTTGCTTACGGTTATTTATCAGAGTCTGCAGCTGCTTTTCCTTATGGTGAAGTTCTAAACAATATTTTAAGAAAAATTGGGTTTATAGATGTAAAAGCAATGCCGCAAACTTTTGGAGTCGCTACCATTTATCTTGCATCTAAACAATAACCTAAGTTGAATTGAAAATGAGAAAAATCGCCGTCTTTAACTTATTACTCATACTGTGTTTAAACGGATATTCGCAGTCTAAAGGTATGTTTAGTAAAGACCCGATTATCAATTTAGAAAATTTTCAAAAACAACGTTTGTATTTTGGCTACTATTTAGGCTTTAACTCATTCGATTTTAAAATAGATTATAAAACAGTAGCCCCTGACATTCAGGTAGAAAAATCTACCGGATTCAATGTAGGCGTTGTTGCCGATTTAAAACTTCAGGAATATATCAATCTTCGTTTTGAACCCGGCTTATATTATACTAAAAGAACACTACATTATCCTAATTTCACAACAGAACTTGATGCCCTTAGAGAAGTAAACAGCACCTATATTCATTTTCCTTTGTTATTAAAATTTTCAGCATTGCGCACAGGAAACATCCGACCATACCTTGTGGGCGGAGTATCAACCACGCTCAATTTATCAGGAAATTCAAAATCCATAGACGATAATGAACAACAAAAATTTAGAGTAAAACCCTGGAGTACCAATTATGAATTAGGATTTGGCATTGATTTTTTCTCGGAATATTTTATATTCTCACCCTCTATTCGTGGCTGTTTTAGCCTTAAAGACGAACTCATTAGAGACAACAATCCTAATAGTCCGTGGACAGGAAATATCGAATCACTTAAAAGCAGAGCCATCTTTATTAACTTTACTTTTCATTAAAATTGCTAAGCTAAATTTCGTTTAAATTCACTTAAAATAATTGCAGTTGCAGTAGCTACATTCAAACTTTCTGTTTTTTGTAAATCGCCAAAACGAGGAATCGAAAGTCGGTTTTTGATTATTTTTTCAATTTCTTCCGAAATACCATTGGCTTCATTTCCCATAATAATGATTCCTTCCTGAGGCAAAATGTTCTTATAAATATTTTCACCATCCATAAAAGTCCCAAAAACAGGCAATTGGGTTTGAGTAATATATTCGGCTAAATCAACATAACTCACATTTACTCTGGTTATAGACCCCATAGTTGCCTGAACTACTTTAGGATTATAAATATCCACTGTTTCTTTCGAACAAACAACTTGTTTGATTCCAAACCAATCGCACAAACGCAAAATAGTTCCTAAATTGCCCGGGTCTCTTATATCATCTAATGCTATAATTAAGCCCGAATTACTAATTTCTTTTTGCTGAGGGATTTTAAAAACAGCCAAACAACTGTTAGGAGTTGCTAGTGCGCTAATTTTTTTCAAATCATTTTCATGGATTAATGATTTTTTAGCAGCGGGAACTTCTTCAAAATCAAACTGGGTAGTATATAAATGCTCTAATTCAAAATTAGACTGCAAAAGCTCCTGAATTACTTTTACACCTTCAGCAAAAAATAATTGATTGTTAATTCGATACTTTTTTTGCTGTAAACTAGTTATAAGTTTTATTTGGTTTTTACTAACCATAAAAATATGTACTTTTGAATTAAATATTTTAGACCTCTTGAAAAAAATTTCAACAAAAATATCACTATTTATTCTAATAGGAATAATTATATCTGCCTGTAACGCCGAAAAAAGAGTTCCTGACGGCAAACAACTACTTACGAGCAATCAAATTTTAGTAAATGGCAAAAAAACCAACGACGAAGACGTATCAAACCAATTGTACCAAAAACCTAATAGTACCTTACTTGGTTATCGTTTGCGATTGAATTTATACAATTTAGCGAATCTAAATCCTGACTCGACCTACCAGGCAAAATTTACCAATAATCCGGGAAAATACGAGCGAAAAGCAAAATGGCTTTCGGCAAAACAAGTTGATCGGCTCGGACAATCTTTTTGGCATCACGGAATTCATGATTTTTTAAAAAAAACTGGAGAAGCTCCTGTAATTATTGATTCTGTTAAAACACAAAAATCGCTTTCTAGACTTCAATATTATTATTTCAATAATGGTTTTTTTAATGTCGAAGCTAACTTTGAACATGATACCCTAAGCTTAAAAAGAGGTCGGATAAAATACAACATTACCACTAACAAAGCCTATATTTTAGATTCGATAAAAACCAATATCAGTTCGCCCGACCTGGACTCTTTGTACAATAACAGTAAGCAAAACGCACTTATTAAATCTGGGAATCAATACAAGACAATCGATTTTTCGAATGAAA
Protein-coding sequences here:
- the ubiE gene encoding bifunctional demethylmenaquinone methyltransferase/2-methoxy-6-polyprenyl-1,4-benzoquinol methylase UbiE codes for the protein MSKNITPYKDSELGKKEQVAKMFDTISGNYDNLNRVISFGIDVKWRKKVLKIVANTNPETILDIATGTGDLAILMANTSAKKITGLDISAGMLEVGVKKIAQKNLSNTIEMILGDSENIPFEDNHFDAITVAFGVRNFENLEKGLAEILRVLKPGGTFVILETSVPDKTPYKQGYHFYSNNILPIIGKLFSKDNVAYGYLSESAAAFPYGEVLNNILRKIGFIDVKAMPQTFGVATIYLASKQ
- the porT gene encoding type IX secretion/gliding motility protein PorT/SprT, translated to MRKIAVFNLLLILCLNGYSQSKGMFSKDPIINLENFQKQRLYFGYYLGFNSFDFKIDYKTVAPDIQVEKSTGFNVGVVADLKLQEYINLRFEPGLYYTKRTLHYPNFTTELDALREVNSTYIHFPLLLKFSALRTGNIRPYLVGGVSTTLNLSGNSKSIDDNEQQKFRVKPWSTNYELGFGIDFFSEYFIFSPSIRGCFSLKDELIRDNNPNSPWTGNIESLKSRAIFINFTFH
- a CDS encoding TrmH family RNA methyltransferase, whose amino-acid sequence is MVSKNQIKLITSLQQKKYRINNQLFFAEGVKVIQELLQSNFELEHLYTTQFDFEEVPAAKKSLIHENDLKKISALATPNSCLAVFKIPQQKEISNSGLIIALDDIRDPGNLGTILRLCDWFGIKQVVCSKETVDIYNPKVVQATMGSITRVNVSYVDLAEYITQTQLPVFGTFMDGENIYKNILPQEGIIIMGNEANGISEEIEKIIKNRLSIPRFGDLQKTESLNVATATAIILSEFKRNLA